The following proteins are co-located in the Callithrix jacchus isolate 240 chromosome 10, calJac240_pri, whole genome shotgun sequence genome:
- the MRGPRX1 gene encoding mas-related G-protein coupled receptor member X1: MDPTIPALGTELTPINGREEPLCYKQSLIFTVLTCIISLAGLTGNAVVLWLLGFRMRRNAFSTYILNLAAADFLFLSSHVIYSLLNFIKMGHLVSKFLYPMTMLSYFTGLSLLSAISTERCVSVLCPIWYRCRRPAHLSAVVCVLLWALSLLRSILEWMFCGFLFNAAGSVLCQTSDFIIVAWLIFLFVVLCGSSLVLLVRILCGSRKMPLTRRYVTILLTVLVFLLCGLPFGTVFFLFLWIHADVVVLYCHVRPVSIFLSSLNSSANPIIYFFVGSFRQRRNWKTLKLVLQRALQDTPEVDESGGQLPEETLELSGSRLGSERQPLPCQSDRT; the protein is encoded by the coding sequence ATGGATCCAACCATCCCAGCCTTGGGTACAGAACTGACACCAATCAATGGACGTGAGGAGCCTCTTTGCTACAAGCAGTCCCTGATCTTCACGGTGCTGACGTGCATCATCTCCCTTGCCGGGCTGACGGGAAACGCGGTTGTTCTCTGGCTCCTGGGCTTCCGCATGCGCAGGAACGCCTTCTCCACCTACATCCTCAACCTGGCCGCGGCCGACTTCCTCTTCCTCAGCAGCCACGTTATATATTCCCTATTAAACTTCATCAAAATGGGACATCTCGTTTCTAAATTCCTCTATCCAATGACGATGCTTTCCTACtttacaggcctgagccttcTGAGTGCCATCAGCACCGAGCGCTGCGTGTCCGTCCTGTGTCCCATCTGGTACCGCTGCCGCCGCCCCGCACACCTGTCAGCGGTCGTGTGCGTCCTGCTCTGGGCCCTGTCCCTGCTGAGGAGCATCCTGGAGTGGATGTTCTGTGGCTTCCTGTTTAACGCTGCTGGTTCTGTTTTGTGTCAAACATCAGATTTCATCATAGTCGcgtggctgatttttttatttgtggtTCTCTGTGGGTCCAGCCTGGTCCTGCTGGTCAGGATCCTCTGTGGATCCCGGAAGATGCCGCTGACCAGGCGGTACGTGACCATCCTGCTCACGGTGCTGGTCTTCCTCCTCTGCGGCCTGCCCTTCGGCACtgtgtttttcctatttttatggaTCCATGCGGATGTGGTTGTGTTATATTGTCATGTTCGTCCAGTTTCCATTTTCCTGTCCTCTCTTAACAGCAGTGCCAACCCCATCATTTACTTCTTCGTAGGCTCCTTTAGGCAGCGTCGAAATTGGAAGACCCTGAAGCTGGTTCTCCAGAGGGCTCTGCAGGACACGCCTGAGGTGGATGAAAGTGGAGGGCAGCTTCCTGAGGAAACTCTGGAGCTGTCGGGAAGCAGATTGGGCAGTGAGAGACAGCCTCTGCCCTGTCAGTCAGACAGGACCTGA